The sequence GTCGTCATACTCGACGCATCCGCGAACAAGGAACAGCTCGCCCGCAAGTACGGGGGCGAGCTGAAGCGCTCCTACAGCTCCGGGGTCAACGGCTTCTCGGCCGCGGGCATGAGCGAGACGGAGGCGAAGCGGCTCGCCGCCGACCCGGCCGTCGGCAAGGTCGTGCAGAACAAGAAGTTCACCATCAACGCCACCCAGACCAACCCGCCCTCCTGGGGGTTGGACCGGATCGACCAGACCGCTCAGGCGGGCGACAAGAAGTACACGTACCCCGACGGTGGCGGCGAGGGCGTGACGGCGTACGTCATCGACACCGGCGTGCGCACCACCCACAAGGACTTCGGCGGGCGTGCGACGTCGGGCTTCGACGCGGTGGACAACGACGACAGCGCCGACGACGGCAACGGCCACGGCACGCACGTGGCCGGCACCATCGCGGGCACCTCGCACGGCGTCGCCAAGAAGGCGAAGATCGTCGCGGTGCGGGTGCTGGACGACAACGGCTCCGGCAGCACCGAGCAGGTGGTCGCGGGCATCGACTGGGTCACCCAGAACCACAAGGGCGCTTCGGTGGCCAACATGAGCCTGGGCGGCGGCGCCGACGAGGCCCTCGACGAGGCGGTGCGCCGGGCCGTCGCCTCGGGCGTCACCTTCACCGTGGCGGCGGGCAACGAGTCGGCCGACGCCGGTCAGGGCTCGCCGTCCCGGGTCACCGAGGCGATCACGGTGGCGTCGAGCACCATCGACGACGAGCAGTCCTCGTTCTCGAACTTCGGCTCCGTGGTGGACCTGTACGCGCCGGGCTCGGACATCACGTCCACCTGGAACGACAGCGACACCGGCACGAAGACCATCTCCGGCACGTCCATGGCGGCCCCGCACGCGGCCGGCGCGGCGGCGGTCTACCTGGCGGGGCACCCGTCCGCGACTCCGGCCCAGACGGCCGCGGCGCTGACGGGGGCGGCCACGTCCGGTGCGGTCACCAACCCGTCCGCGGGCACGGCCAACAAGCTGCTGAAGCTGGCGGAGTAGTCGACGTGCCCGGGGGTCCGCCGGCGGGCGGACCCCCGGGCACGGTGCGCGGGTGGTTCGAACCGCTCGCCTGGGAGGTGGTCCTCGATCCGGGGACCACCTCCTCGTCGCGTGGCCGGACTTCTCTCCGGGTCCGCAGGAGATCACGTACCAGGGCCGGGGAACCTCTAAAGGTTGTTGCGGAAGCCTCAGGTCTGGGCATTCCTCCTGTATGGGTGGGGTGTTGTGCGCTGAGTCGGTGTGGGTGGAGACGTTCACGGGCTTGCGGATGGACCGGTTCGTCAAGCTGGTGAAGGTGGTGCGGGAGCGGGGCGGGAACGGTCCCGGTGGTGGTCGGCCGTGGTGCCTGCCGCTGGCGGACCGGGTCCTGCTGGTGGCGGTGTACTACCGCACGAACCTCACGATGCGGCAGCTCGCCCCGCTGTTCGGGGTCTCCCCGGCCACGGTCTGCAGGGTGATCCAGCGGCTCGGGCCGTTGCTGGCCCTGGAGCCGGCCCCGCGGCCGGTCGCCGATGCGGACCGGTTGTGGATCGTGGACGGCACCCTCATCCCGGTCCGCGACCGGCAGGTCGCCGCCTCCTCCCGCAACTACCGGTTCTCGGCGAACGTGCAGGTCATCATCGACGCCGACACCCGCCTGGTCGTCGCCTCGGCGCGGCCCGCGCCCGGGAACAAGGCCGACGCCCACGTCTGGCGCGAGTCCGGTCTACCCGCGAAGGCGGCGGGCACCACAGTGATCGCGGACGGCGCCTACCTGGGCACCGGGCTGATCGTCCCGCACCGCAAACGTGCTGGACGTCCCCTCCTGCGCGGTCAGGAGGAGGACAACGCCGAACACCGACGGGTCCGCGCCCGCGTCGAGCACACCTTCGCCCGCATGAAGAACTGGAAGATCCTCCGCGACTGCCGCCAGAAAGGAGACGGCCTCCACCACGCCGTCCAGGCCGTCGCCACCATGCACAACCTCGCCATGACACGGTGAACCAGGCAGGTCCACTCACACGCAGACCTGCCCGCACCCAACCTTCTGCAACAACCTTTAGGGCGTGTCCGCAAAGTAGCGCCGGCCGCCCGAAGGGCGGGCCCCGCGGCGTCCGGTGCCGTGCCTCGCAAGGCGGAGGGGCGCCCGTGTACTGGACGTACTCGGGCGCCCCGACAACGCGGCGAGGTGCGGTGCCGGGCGCCGCGGGGCAGGCGAGACTTTGCGGACATGCCCTAAAGGTTGTTGCAGAAGGTTGGGTGCGGGCAGGTCTGCGTGTGAGTGGACCTGCCTGGTTCACCGTGTCATGGCGAGGTTGTGCATGGTGGCGACGGCCTGGACGGCGTGGTGGAGGCCGTCTCCTTTCTGGCGGCAGTCGCGGAGGATCTTCCAGTTCTTCATGCGGGCGAAGGTGTGCTCGACGCGGGCACGGACCCGTCGGTGTTCGGCGTTGTCCTCCTCCTGACCGCGCAGGAGGGGACGTCCAGCACGTTTGCGGTGCGGGACGATCAGCCCGGTGCCCAGGTAGGCGCCGTCCGCGATCACTGTGGTGCCCGCCGCCTTCGCGGGTAGACCGGACTCGCGCCAGACGTGGGCGTCGGCCTTGTTCCCGGGCGCGGGCCGCGCCGAGGCGACGACCAGGCGGGTGTCGGCGTCGATGATGACCTGCACGTTCGCCGAGAACCGGTAGTTGCGGGAGGAGGCGGCGACCTGCCGGTCGCGGACCGGGATGAGGGTGCCGTCCACGATCCACAACCGGTCCGCATCGGCGACCGGCCGCGGGGCCGGCTCCAGGGCCAGCAACGGCCCGAGCCGCTGGATCACCCTGCAGACCGTGGCCGGGGAGACCCCGAACAGCGGGGCGAGCTGCCGCATCGTGAGGTTCGTGCGGTAGTACACCGCCACCAGCAGGACCCGGTCCGCCAGCGGCAGGCACCACGGCCGACCACCACCGGGACCGTTCCCGCCCCGCTCCCGCACCACCTTCACCAGCTTGACGAACCGGTCCATCCGCAAGCCCGTGAACGTCTCCACCCACACCGACTCAGCGCACAACACCCCACCCATACAGGAGGAATGCCCCGAACAGAGGCTTCCGCAACAACCTTTAAAGGTTGTTGCAGAAGGTTGGGTGCGGGCAGGTCTGCGTGTGAGTGGACCTGCCTGGTTCACCGTGTCATGGCGAGGTTGTGCATGGTGGCGACGGCCTGGACGGCGTGGTGGAGGCCGTCTCCTTTCTGGCGGCAGTCGCGGAGGATCTTCCAGTTCTTCATGCGGGCGAAGGTGTGCTCGACGCGGGCACGGACCCGTCGGTGTTCGGCGTTGTCCTCCTCCTGACCGCGCAGGAGGGGACGTCCAGCACGTTTGCGGTGCGGGACGATCAGCCCGGTGCCCAGGTAGGCGCCGTCCGCGATCACTGTGGTGCCCGCCGCCTTCGCGGGTAGACCGGACTCGCGCCAGACGTGGGCGTCGGCCTTGTTCCCGGGCGCGGGCCGCGCCGAGGCGACGACCAGGCGGGTGTCGGCGTCGATGATGACCTGCACGTTCGCCGAGAACCGGTAGTTGCGGGAGGAGGCGGCGACCTGCCGGTCGCGGACCGGGATGAGGGTGCCGTCCACGATCCACAACCGGTCCGCATCGGCGACCGGCCGCGGGGCCGGCTCCAGGGCCAGCAACGGCCCGAGCCGCTGGATCACCCTGCAGACCGTGGCCGGGGAGACCCCGAACAGCGGGGCGAGCTGCCGCATCGTGAGGTTCGTGCGGTAGTACACCGCCACCAGCAGGACCCGGTCCGCCAGCGGCAGGCACCACGGCCGACCACCACCGGGACCGTTCCCGCCCCGCTCCCGCACCACCTTCACCAGCTTGACGAACCGGTCCATCCGCAAGCCCGTGAACGTCTCCACCCACACCGACTCAGCGCACAACACCCCACCCATACAGGAGGAATGCCCCGAACAGAGGCTTCCGCAACAACCTTTAGGGGCGCAGGGCGCGCAGCAGGAGATCGGCGAGATGGTCGGCGACCTGCTGCGGCGTGAGCGGGCCGTCCGCGCGGTACCAGGTGGACAGGTGGTGGACGGAACCGAAGTGGTAGTCCACCACCAGGTCGGCGGGGGTGGCGTCGGAGAACACGCCCGTCCGTTGGCCCTCCTCGACCAGCGCCCGGAAGCGCTCGTGGTAGCGCCGGCGCTCCGCCCGTACCTGCTTGGACTTCTCCGGGCTGAGCTGGTGCATCGACCGGAAGAAGATCATCGCGTCGTCGAGGTTCTCGATGGTCGTGACGACCACGTCGGCGGCCGCGGCACGCAGCCGTTCCTCGACGGGCGCGTCGGAATCGGCCACCGCGTCCAGGCGCTGCTGCTGGAGGCGCAGCATCCGCGCGTACACCTCGTGCAGCAGGTCGTCCTTGGACCCGAAGTAGTGGTAGAGCGCGCCCTTCGTGACACCGGCCGCCTCGACGATCTCCTGGACCGAGGTGCGGTCGTAGCCGCGCTCGGCGAAGAGCCGGGTGGCGACGGCCAGCAGCCGCTGCGGTACCGGGGCCTCGTGCGTGCCTGCGGGTTCCGTGGTCCGTGCCGCCATGGCGCTGACCTTCCCTTCCTCGTTCCTGCCTGGTCACCGCGACCAGCTGTACGACCGTCCGACTGTTTTCAGCCGCGATCGCGCAGTTCCCGTCGCAGGATCTTGCCACT comes from Streptomyces virginiae and encodes:
- a CDS encoding transposase family protein, whose amino-acid sequence is MGGVLCAESVWVETFTGLRMDRFVKLVKVVRERGGNGPGGGRPWCLPLADRVLLVAVYYRTNLTMRQLAPLFGVSPATVCRVIQRLGPLLALEPAPRPVADADRLWIVDGTLIPVRDRQVAASSRNYRFSANVQVIIDADTRLVVASARPAPGNKADAHVWRESGLPAKAAGTTVIADGAYLGTGLIVPHRKRAGRPLLRGQEEDNAEHRRVRARVEHTFARMKNWKILRDCRQKGDGLHHAVQAVATMHNLAMTR
- a CDS encoding transposase family protein, whose amino-acid sequence is MGGVLCAESVWVETFTGLRMDRFVKLVKVVRERGGNGPGGGRPWCLPLADRVLLVAVYYRTNLTMRQLAPLFGVSPATVCRVIQRLGPLLALEPAPRPVADADRLWIVDGTLIPVRDRQVAASSRNYRFSANVQVIIDADTRLVVASARPAPGNKADAHVWRESGLPAKAAGTTVIADGAYLGTGLIVPHRKRAGRPLLRGQEEDNAEHRRVRARVEHTFARMKNWKILRDCRQKGDGLHHAVQAVATMHNLAMTR
- a CDS encoding S8 family peptidase, which translates into the protein MATHKRSRGFRYAAIGTGAATAAAVALLATPLAGAATPAEGTVYGLGAPGAISGSYVVILDASANKEQLARKYGGELKRSYSSGVNGFSAAGMSETEAKRLAADPAVGKVVQNKKFTINATQTNPPSWGLDRIDQTAQAGDKKYTYPDGGGEGVTAYVIDTGVRTTHKDFGGRATSGFDAVDNDDSADDGNGHGTHVAGTIAGTSHGVAKKAKIVAVRVLDDNGSGSTEQVVAGIDWVTQNHKGASVANMSLGGGADEALDEAVRRAVASGVTFTVAAGNESADAGQGSPSRVTEAITVASSTIDDEQSSFSNFGSVVDLYAPGSDITSTWNDSDTGTKTISGTSMAAPHAAGAAAVYLAGHPSATPAQTAAALTGAATSGAVTNPSAGTANKLLKLAE
- a CDS encoding TetR/AcrR family transcriptional regulator — translated: MAARTTEPAGTHEAPVPQRLLAVATRLFAERGYDRTSVQEIVEAAGVTKGALYHYFGSKDDLLHEVYARMLRLQQQRLDAVADSDAPVEERLRAAAADVVVTTIENLDDAMIFFRSMHQLSPEKSKQVRAERRRYHERFRALVEEGQRTGVFSDATPADLVVDYHFGSVHHLSTWYRADGPLTPQQVADHLADLLLRALRP